Proteins encoded in a region of the Benincasa hispida cultivar B227 chromosome 2, ASM972705v1, whole genome shotgun sequence genome:
- the LOC120072129 gene encoding uncharacterized mitochondrial protein AtMg00810-like: MTLFMRQTTHGIVLLLLYIDDMIITEDNPQAISNLQHNLGEYFEMKDLGSLSYFLGLEVSLSSVGYSLSQAKYASYLLVRSSINDSATAPTTLNPNVLLIPFDGIPLEDVSLYRQLVGSLIYLTVTHPDIAYVVRILS; encoded by the coding sequence ATGACACTCTTTATGCGACAGACGACTCATGgtattgttcttcttctcctgtatattgatgatatgattattaCTGAGGATAATCCTCAGGCTATTTCTAATCTACAACACAATCTTGGTGAAtactttgagatgaaggatttAGGTTCCCTTAGTTATTTTCTTGGCCTCGAAGTCTCATTGAGCTCTGTTGGTTACTCGTTGTCTCAAGCGAAGTATGCCTCATATCTTTTGGTGCGCTCAAGTATCAATGACTCTGCTACAGCTCCAACAACACTTAATCCCAATGTTCTCTTGATTCCGTTTGATGGCATTCCCCTTGAGGATGTCAGTCTCTATCGTCAACTTGTTGGCAGCCTTATTTATCTGACCGTCACTCATCCTGACATTGCATATGTTGTTCgcatacttagttaa